The following coding sequences lie in one Candidatus Kinetoplastibacterium sorsogonicusi genomic window:
- the aroE gene encoding shikimate dehydrogenase: MKKNIKLFAVIGNPINHSKSPKIHNYFAKQNNINQAYTKILSSDNEFKKSLENFIEIGGLGLNVTVPFKQTAFNIIKKEYLSKNALLAEAVNTIHIKNNLLYGYNTDGQGFINDLIRLNFNINNSKILLIGAGGAARGIIISLIEYGCSRLHIINRNIENAMILMNIAKKISINSSHNMEISYGALNSANIESWPLVINTTSSSLQNQTLPLPENIFSSNSIAYDLYYSNQPTLFLKQAKDLGAKICVDGLGMLIEQAAESFYIWHGIKPDTISTLSYIRSSLDHIY; encoded by the coding sequence ATGAAAAAAAATATAAAATTATTTGCTGTAATTGGTAATCCAATAAATCATAGTAAATCTCCAAAAATACACAACTACTTTGCCAAACAAAATAATATTAATCAAGCTTATACAAAAATTTTATCTAGTGATAACGAATTTAAAAAATCTTTAGAGAATTTTATTGAAATAGGTGGATTAGGATTAAATGTTACTGTACCATTTAAACAAACAGCTTTTAATATTATAAAAAAAGAATATTTATCAAAAAATGCATTATTAGCCGAAGCAGTTAATACTATACACATAAAAAATAATTTATTATATGGTTATAATACTGATGGTCAAGGATTTATAAACGATTTGATAAGACTAAATTTTAATATTAATAATTCTAAAATTCTTTTAATCGGTGCTGGCGGTGCAGCTAGAGGCATAATTATATCACTTATAGAATACGGTTGCAGTCGTTTGCATATCATTAATAGAAATATTGAAAATGCTATGATTTTAATGAATATAGCAAAAAAAATTTCAATAAATAGTTCTCATAACATGGAAATATCATATGGTGCATTAAATTCTGCAAATATAGAATCATGGCCATTAGTAATAAATACTACTTCTTCTAGTTTACAAAATCAAACATTACCATTACCAGAAAACATATTTTCATCAAATAGTATTGCATATGATTTATATTATAGCAATCAACCAACTTTGTTTTTAAAACAAGCTAAAGATCTTGGAGCTAAAATTTGTGTAGATGGTTTAGGTATGTTAATAGAGCAAGCAGCTGAAAGTTTTTATATTTGGCACGGTATAAAACCTGATACAATTTCTACATTATCATATATAAGATCTTCCTTGGATCATATATATTAA
- a CDS encoding symmetrical bis(5'-nucleosyl)-tetraphosphatase, with protein sequence MDENIWVIGDVHGCCSSLEKLINKNEIFNNNYYKLWFAGDIVNRGPNSLKTILTLMNLDDKCLCVLGNHDIHLLSVASGISKLSKKDSFDDILNSKDYKHIIDWLRFRPIAHFQYNHLLVHAGVVPQWDINKTLSLASEIESLLRSNNWRKTLKKIYGDKPNFWRDKYRGNDRIRLITSVFTRIRLCTKDGHMDFTHKSGKGYHPNWLMPWFQVPNRKTSNINIIFGHWSNLGLLITPNIICLDTGCVWGGKLTAMRLSDRKLIQIQCDKIKK encoded by the coding sequence ATGGATGAAAATATTTGGGTAATTGGTGATGTACATGGATGTTGCTCTTCACTAGAAAAGCTTATTAATAAAAATGAAATTTTTAACAATAATTATTATAAATTATGGTTTGCCGGAGATATAGTAAACCGTGGACCGAACTCACTAAAAACTATATTAACTTTAATGAATTTAGATGATAAATGTTTATGTGTATTAGGTAATCATGATATTCATTTACTGTCTGTAGCATCAGGCATATCAAAATTATCTAAAAAAGATAGTTTTGATGACATTTTAAACTCTAAAGATTATAAACATATCATAGATTGGTTAAGATTCAGACCTATAGCTCATTTTCAATATAATCATTTATTAGTACATGCAGGAGTAGTACCTCAATGGGATATTAATAAAACTTTATCTTTAGCTTCTGAAATAGAATCACTTCTAAGAAGTAACAACTGGAGAAAAACATTAAAAAAAATATATGGAGATAAACCTAATTTCTGGAGAGATAAATATAGAGGTAATGATAGAATTAGACTAATTACTAGTGTATTTACGCGCATTAGATTATGTACAAAAGATGGTCATATGGATTTTACTCATAAATCAGGTAAAGGTTATCATCCTAATTGGCTAATGCCTTGGTTTCAAGTTCCAAATAGAAAAACTTCTAATATTAATATTATTTTTGGTCATTGGTCAAATTTAGGTTTATTAATAACACCTAATATTATTTGTTTAGATACAGGCTGTGTGTGGGGTGGTAAATTAACAGCTATGCGACTTTCTGATCGTAAATTAATACAAATACAATGTGATAAAATTAAAAAATAA
- the ruvX gene encoding Holliday junction resolvase RuvX, producing MIIFSFDFGLKKIGIAIGNTLTLHSRPFDIIYPKTKKERYIYIDKLITEWHPITIVVGIPNIYDEFGNIQLSYLNCKKFSNQLKERYKIPIVLINEHNSSIEAQEYLNNKDVKNDDAIAAALILNRYFESKKINY from the coding sequence ATGATTATTTTTAGTTTTGATTTTGGATTAAAAAAAATTGGTATTGCAATAGGTAATACTTTGACTTTACACTCAAGACCTTTTGATATTATATATCCTAAAACAAAAAAAGAACGATATATATATATAGATAAATTAATTACAGAATGGCATCCAATAACTATTGTAGTAGGCATACCTAACATCTATGATGAATTTGGTAATATACAATTATCATATTTAAATTGTAAAAAATTTTCAAATCAACTAAAAGAACGTTATAAAATTCCCATCGTACTAATAAATGAACATAATTCTAGTATAGAAGCACAAGAATATTTAAATAATAAAGATGTTAAAAACGATGATGCTATAGCTGCAGCATTAATACTAAATCGTTATTTTGAGTCTAAAAAGATTAATTATTAA
- a CDS encoding thiamine phosphate synthase, translating into MIKNILPKGLYGITPDCDNTELLLDSIKQAALGGMKVLQYRNKIANKFLKRYQASKISILCKELNVIFIINDDLELVKYVNADGLHIGREDASIKDISNILNQNNIILGVSCYNDLNRALEIINITGISYLSFGTIFDSKIKPNAENVSFQNLLKIKKIIAKSNISPISIVAIGGITCNNVKSIIVDNDIIDNIAVINGLFNTNNIYEAALNLSSFFVK; encoded by the coding sequence ATGATTAAAAATATTTTGCCTAAAGGTTTGTATGGTATTACTCCTGATTGTGATAATACTGAATTATTACTTGATTCCATTAAACAAGCTGCTTTAGGTGGCATGAAGGTGCTTCAATATCGTAATAAAATCGCAAATAAATTTTTAAAAAGATATCAAGCATCCAAAATTAGTATTTTATGTAAAGAATTAAATGTAATATTTATTATAAATGATGATTTAGAATTAGTAAAATATGTAAACGCAGATGGATTACATATTGGTAGAGAAGATGCTAGCATAAAAGACATTAGTAATATTTTAAATCAAAATAACATAATTTTAGGAGTATCTTGCTATAATGATCTTAATAGAGCATTAGAAATTATTAATATAACTGGTATAAGTTATTTGTCTTTTGGTACAATTTTTGATTCTAAAATTAAACCAAATGCTGAAAATGTATCATTTCAAAATTTATTAAAAATAAAAAAAATTATAGCTAAAAGTAATATTTCACCAATTTCAATAGTAGCTATAGGAGGTATTACTTGTAATAATGTAAAATCAATTATTGTTGATAATGATATTATAGATAACATTGCTGTTATTAATGGTTTATTTAATACTAATAATATATATGAAGCAGCATTAAATTTAAGCAGTTTTTTTGTTAAATAA
- the panC gene encoding pantoate--beta-alanine ligase, with the protein MLLINTIDSLKNYLNSKNNIVFIPTMGSLHEGHIALIELAKEYSDNLVVSIFVNPLQFSENEDFDLYPRNFPKDIQLLESLDISNILFIPNIEDLNIGKNSFAISVPSNISNILEGSFRKNFLSGMCTIILKFLLLIKPNMIVLGKKDYQQMIVIEQMCKNLFLPTKILKCDTKRDISGLAKSSRNVYLNIYEKQEAAILYKCLLDIKSKILSGTDFRFLETQWINNLEKRNWTVDYLSIRNKYDLSLADYLKYKNKISDLVILIAARLGNIRLIDNLEISN; encoded by the coding sequence ATGCTATTGATCAATACAATAGATTCACTAAAAAATTATTTAAATAGTAAAAATAATATAGTATTTATTCCTACAATGGGTAGCTTACATGAAGGTCATATTGCTTTAATTGAATTAGCAAAAGAATATTCAGATAATTTAGTGGTTAGTATATTTGTTAATCCTTTGCAATTCAGTGAAAATGAAGATTTTGATTTATATCCACGTAATTTTCCTAAAGACATTCAATTATTAGAATCTTTAGATATTTCAAACATTTTATTTATTCCAAATATAGAAGACTTAAATATAGGAAAAAATAGCTTTGCTATATCTGTACCATCAAATATATCCAATATTTTAGAAGGATCCTTTAGAAAAAATTTTTTATCTGGAATGTGTACTATAATACTAAAATTTCTTTTATTAATAAAACCAAATATGATTGTTTTGGGTAAAAAAGATTATCAGCAAATGATAGTCATTGAACAAATGTGCAAAAATTTATTTTTACCAACCAAAATATTAAAATGTGATACTAAAAGAGATATTTCTGGTTTAGCTAAATCTTCACGTAATGTTTATTTAAATATTTATGAAAAACAAGAAGCTGCTATTTTATATAAATGCTTATTAGATATCAAATCTAAAATATTATCAGGTACAGATTTTAGATTTTTAGAAACACAATGGATAAATAATCTTGAAAAAAGAAATTGGACAGTTGATTACCTTTCTATTAGAAATAAGTATGATCTATCTTTAGCAGATTATTTAAAATATAAAAATAAAATCTCAGATTTAGTAATACTTATTGCAGCAAGATTAGGTAATATAAGATTGATAGATAATTTAGAAATTTCAAATTAA